One Streptomyces lincolnensis genomic region harbors:
- a CDS encoding serine/threonine-protein kinase, with protein MARKIGSRYTAHQILGRGSAGTVWLGEGPEGPVAVKLLREDLASDQELVGRFVQERTALLGLEHPNVVSVRDLVVDGNDLALVMDLVRGTDLRTRLDREKRLAPEAAVAIVADVADGLAAAHAAGVVHRDVKPENVLLDMQGPLGPGGSHPALLTDFGVAKLIDSPKRTRATKIIGTPDYLAPEIVEGLPPRASVDIYALATVLYELLAGFTPFGGGHPGAVLRRHVTETVVPLPGIPDELWQLVVQCLAKAPASRLRASELGARLRELLPMLAGMPPLDVDEPDTEPDEDAADAAEAAPSEPAASSRVRRGAVPLVPGAKPADSNRDTHTSMRVPAPDELAGGARGTARAPRASGAPRPGSARNRAATRRRRLALGAGAVAVVAAIGIGTWAATSGDDAGATPQDTKNSAPPSP; from the coding sequence TTGGCACGGAAGATCGGCAGCCGGTACACCGCTCACCAGATCCTGGGGCGGGGCAGTGCCGGCACGGTGTGGCTGGGTGAGGGGCCCGAGGGGCCCGTCGCCGTCAAGCTGCTGCGCGAGGACCTCGCGTCCGACCAGGAACTCGTCGGCCGCTTCGTGCAGGAGCGCACGGCACTGCTCGGCCTGGAGCACCCGAACGTGGTCTCCGTACGGGACCTGGTGGTCGACGGCAACGACCTCGCGCTCGTCATGGACCTCGTCCGGGGCACGGACCTGCGTACCCGGCTCGACCGCGAGAAGCGGCTCGCCCCCGAGGCGGCGGTCGCGATCGTCGCGGATGTCGCGGACGGGCTGGCCGCCGCGCACGCGGCCGGGGTCGTGCACCGCGACGTCAAGCCGGAGAACGTACTGCTGGACATGCAGGGGCCGCTGGGCCCCGGCGGGTCGCACCCGGCGCTGCTGACGGACTTCGGCGTGGCGAAGCTGATCGATTCGCCGAAGCGGACGCGCGCCACGAAGATCATCGGTACGCCGGACTATCTGGCGCCGGAGATCGTCGAAGGGCTGCCGCCGCGGGCCTCGGTCGACATCTACGCGCTGGCGACCGTGCTGTACGAGCTGCTGGCCGGCTTCACCCCGTTCGGCGGCGGGCATCCCGGCGCGGTCCTGCGCCGCCACGTCACCGAGACGGTCGTGCCCCTGCCCGGCATCCCCGACGAGCTCTGGCAGCTCGTCGTGCAGTGCCTCGCCAAGGCGCCCGCCTCCCGGCTGCGCGCCTCCGAGCTGGGGGCGCGGCTGCGGGAGCTGCTGCCGATGCTGGCCGGGATGCCTCCGCTGGACGTCGACGAGCCGGACACCGAACCGGATGAGGACGCGGCGGACGCGGCGGAGGCGGCGCCCTCCGAGCCGGCGGCCTCCTCGCGGGTACGGCGGGGGGCCGTGCCTCTGGTGCCTGGCGCGAAGCCCGCCGACTCCAACCGGGACACGCATACGTCGATGAGGGTGCCGGCGCCGGACGAGCTGGCCGGGGGCGCGCGCGGGACGGCGCGGGCGCCGCGGGCCTCCGGGGCGCCGCGGCCCGGCTCCGCGCGGAACCGGGCGGCTACTCGGCGGCGACGGTTGGCGCTCGGGGCGGGGGCGGTGGCTGTCGTCGCCGCGATCGGTATCGGGACGTGGGCGGCCACGTCTGGTGATGATGCCGGGGCGACTCCCCAGGACACGAAGAACTCGGCTCCGCCGTCACCGTGA
- a CDS encoding serine/threonine-protein kinase, with translation MRPVGSKYFLEEPIGRGATGTVWRARQREAAGAEAAVQGQPGETVAIKVLKEELASDPDIVMRFLRERSVLLRLTHPNIVRVRDLVVEGDLLALVMDLVEGPDLHRYLRENGPFSPVGAALMTAQIADALAASHADGVVHRDLKPANVLLRQYGGQLHPMLTDFGIARLADSPGLTRTHEFVGTPAYVAPESAEGRPQTSAVDVYGAGILLYELVTGRPPFSGGSALEVLHQHLSAEPRRPSTVPGPLWTVIERCLRKNPNERPSAENLARGLRTVAEGVGVHANSAQIAAAESVGVLLAPDPAPAAVPGIPGAADPTQVLPHGAGAYDPNAATSVMPHTGGPSGAADPTAVMPPVPPGQPGQGGPEDPHPWQNQLRAARDRNEQTQVQYLDPNEDPLRRRPQRQVARPQQRPQQRPPQRPQQGYGHPQQQQPQQYAAPQQQPRQQPQPQRYAPPPQPEPRRPAREPREPRQRSANRMKIPGLGCLKGCLFTIVILFVASWLVWELSPLQDWIGTGKGYWDQLGDWFSTVSGWFEKVGGGSSQ, from the coding sequence GTGCGGCCGGTAGGCAGCAAGTACTTCCTCGAGGAGCCGATCGGACGCGGCGCCACGGGGACCGTGTGGCGAGCCCGTCAGCGCGAGGCCGCCGGCGCCGAGGCGGCCGTGCAGGGCCAGCCCGGGGAGACCGTCGCGATCAAGGTCCTCAAGGAGGAGCTCGCGAGCGATCCCGACATCGTCATGCGGTTCCTCAGGGAGCGCTCCGTCCTGCTCCGCCTGACCCACCCGAACATCGTGCGGGTGCGCGACCTGGTGGTCGAGGGCGATCTGCTGGCCCTGGTCATGGACCTCGTCGAGGGCCCCGACCTGCACCGCTACCTGCGCGAGAACGGCCCCTTCAGCCCGGTCGGCGCCGCGCTGATGACCGCCCAGATCGCCGACGCGCTCGCCGCCAGCCATGCCGACGGCGTCGTCCACCGCGACCTGAAGCCCGCCAACGTCCTGCTGAGGCAGTACGGCGGCCAGCTGCACCCGATGCTGACCGACTTCGGCATCGCCCGTCTGGCCGACTCACCCGGACTGACCCGCACCCACGAGTTCGTCGGCACGCCCGCGTACGTCGCGCCCGAGTCCGCCGAGGGCCGGCCGCAGACCTCCGCCGTCGACGTCTACGGCGCCGGCATCCTGCTGTACGAGCTGGTCACCGGCCGTCCGCCGTTCTCCGGCGGCTCCGCCCTTGAGGTCCTGCACCAGCACCTGAGCGCCGAACCGCGCCGCCCCTCCACGGTCCCCGGCCCGCTCTGGACGGTCATCGAGCGCTGCCTGCGCAAGAACCCGAACGAGCGGCCCAGCGCCGAGAACCTCGCCCGCGGCCTGCGTACGGTCGCCGAGGGCGTCGGCGTGCACGCGAACTCCGCGCAGATCGCCGCCGCGGAGAGCGTCGGCGTCCTGCTCGCCCCCGACCCGGCCCCGGCGGCCGTCCCGGGCATCCCCGGCGCCGCCGACCCGACCCAGGTGCTGCCGCACGGCGCGGGCGCCTACGACCCGAACGCCGCGACCAGCGTCATGCCGCACACCGGCGGCCCGTCCGGCGCGGCCGACCCCACCGCCGTCATGCCACCGGTCCCGCCCGGGCAGCCCGGACAGGGGGGCCCCGAGGACCCGCACCCCTGGCAGAACCAGCTTCGCGCCGCCCGCGACCGCAACGAACAGACGCAGGTCCAGTACCTCGACCCGAACGAGGACCCGCTGCGCCGCCGCCCCCAGCGGCAGGTCGCCCGCCCGCAGCAGCGGCCCCAGCAGCGCCCGCCGCAGCGACCCCAGCAGGGCTACGGCCATCCGCAGCAGCAACAGCCCCAGCAGTACGCCGCACCGCAGCAGCAGCCCCGGCAGCAGCCGCAGCCGCAGCGGTACGCGCCGCCGCCCCAGCCGGAGCCGCGGCGGCCCGCGCGCGAGCCCCGTGAGCCGCGGCAGCGCAGCGCCAACCGGATGAAGATCCCGGGGCTCGGCTGCCTCAAGGGCTGCCTGTTCACGATCGTCATCCTGTTCGTCGCGAGCTGGCTGGTCTGGGAGCTGAGCCCGCTCCAGGACTGGATCGGCACGGGCAAGGGCTACTGGGACCAGCTCGGCGACTGGTTCAGCACGGTGTCCGGATGGTTCGAGAAGGTGGGCGGCGGCTCCTCCCAATAG
- a CDS encoding glycoside hydrolase family 3 protein, which produces MKGRKRRRFTVLLAPVMLVGLGATAPAHAEAPLPFRDPSLPVDRRVDDLLDRLTLDEKISLLHQYQPAIPRLGIQSFRTGAEALHGVAWLGETTVFPQAVGLASTWDPALMERVGSAVGDEARGFQHARPAGWGLNLWAPVANLLRDPRWGRNEEGYSEDPRLTGALSTAYGKGLTGGDPDHLKTAPTLKHYLANNNEWHRTTTSSDLRPRVAKEYDEAAFKPAIEADAATGVMSSYNLVNGRPATVNPDLNDVVRSWTDRDLFNVSDAFAPGNIPGDQRYYPTLAEGDAAALKAGLDSFTDNNDDSGVTIRAIDSALDQGLLAESDIDEAASHALSVRVRLGEFDPGGGRYGSIDKSVINSPAHRRLAREAATEGAVLLKNQAGALPLKKSAKDVAVVGPLSDILYTDWYSGTLPYAVTPADGIAAKLGRPVTTSEGVDRITLRDAATGSYVTAGTGTAGGPLKAGATPGEAARFDVSDWGAGVVTLRSAANNRYVGYNGSAFVNDQVQPGGWYVQQQFKLEKQADGTHLLRYAGYETEEPWWSNPVYLGPTDADGTLGLVEKDRAAHYTKDVVRDGVAEAVAAVKGKDTAVVVVGSNPSINGREAHDRTDMSLAPAQEALVRAVRKANPHTVVVVENSYPTTLGALQQEVPALLWTSHAGQETGNALADLLYGDANPSGRLTQTWYRSESDLPSILDYDIIKSDRTYQYFKGRPLYPFGHGLSYTTFRYGDLKRVGDGYEVRVTNTGRRAGDEVVQLYVHQRVSRDKQPLKQLKAFEKVSLKPGETRTVRLPLTARDLAHWDVTRSRWVTEGGTYDVMVGSSATDLRARTAWTVRGETIPPRDPARTTRAENFDDYSGVRLVDESKVRGTAVGASADGAWLKFADTRLGAGTDALTARLAGAPGTVEVRLGSPDGPLAGTAHFSGTSSPYTYETVTAELAGVERGRADVYLVLSGGVRLSTFSIR; this is translated from the coding sequence ATGAAAGGCAGAAAGAGACGTAGGTTCACCGTGTTGTTGGCGCCGGTCATGCTCGTGGGGCTCGGCGCCACCGCCCCCGCTCACGCCGAGGCCCCGCTCCCCTTCCGCGACCCGTCCCTGCCTGTGGACCGCCGCGTCGACGACCTGCTCGACCGCCTCACCCTCGACGAGAAGATCTCCCTGCTCCACCAGTACCAGCCCGCCATCCCCCGCCTGGGCATCCAGTCCTTCCGCACCGGCGCCGAGGCCCTGCACGGCGTCGCCTGGCTCGGCGAGACCACCGTCTTCCCGCAGGCCGTCGGGCTGGCCTCGACCTGGGACCCGGCCCTGATGGAGCGGGTCGGCTCGGCGGTCGGCGACGAGGCCCGCGGCTTCCAGCACGCGCGGCCGGCCGGCTGGGGCCTGAACCTCTGGGCGCCCGTGGCGAACCTGCTGCGCGACCCGCGCTGGGGCCGCAACGAGGAGGGCTACAGCGAGGACCCGCGGCTGACCGGCGCCCTGTCGACGGCCTACGGCAAGGGCCTGACCGGAGGCGACCCGGACCACCTCAAGACGGCTCCCACCCTCAAGCACTACCTCGCCAACAACAACGAGTGGCACCGCACCACCACCTCCTCCGACCTGCGCCCGCGCGTCGCCAAGGAATACGACGAGGCCGCCTTCAAGCCGGCAATCGAGGCGGACGCGGCGACCGGCGTGATGTCCTCCTACAACCTGGTCAACGGCCGCCCCGCGACGGTCAATCCGGACCTGAACGACGTCGTACGGTCCTGGACCGACCGCGATCTGTTCAACGTCTCCGACGCGTTCGCCCCGGGCAACATCCCCGGCGACCAGCGGTACTACCCCACCCTCGCCGAGGGTGACGCGGCCGCACTGAAGGCCGGCCTCGACAGCTTCACCGACAACAACGACGACTCGGGGGTGACGATCCGGGCGATCGACTCCGCTCTGGACCAGGGTCTGCTGGCGGAGTCCGACATCGACGAGGCCGCCTCGCACGCCCTGTCCGTCCGCGTCCGGCTCGGCGAGTTCGACCCGGGCGGCGGCAGGTACGGCTCGATCGACAAGTCCGTGATCAACAGCCCGGCCCACCGCCGGCTGGCCCGCGAGGCGGCGACCGAGGGAGCGGTCCTGCTGAAGAACCAGGCCGGTGCGCTGCCGCTGAAGAAGTCCGCCAAGGACGTCGCCGTCGTCGGTCCGCTCTCCGACATCCTCTACACCGACTGGTACTCGGGCACCCTGCCCTACGCGGTCACCCCCGCCGACGGCATCGCGGCCAAGCTCGGCAGGCCCGTGACCACCAGCGAGGGCGTGGACCGCATCACCCTGCGGGACGCGGCGACCGGGTCGTACGTCACGGCCGGCACGGGCACGGCGGGCGGCCCCCTGAAGGCGGGCGCGACTCCGGGCGAGGCCGCCCGGTTCGACGTCTCCGACTGGGGCGCGGGCGTGGTCACCCTGCGCTCGGCCGCCAACAACCGGTACGTCGGCTACAACGGCTCGGCCTTCGTCAACGACCAGGTGCAGCCGGGCGGTTGGTACGTCCAGCAGCAGTTCAAGCTGGAGAAGCAGGCCGACGGCACCCATCTGCTCCGGTACGCGGGCTACGAGACCGAGGAGCCGTGGTGGTCGAACCCGGTCTACCTGGGCCCGACGGACGCGGACGGCACCCTGGGCCTGGTCGAGAAGGACAGGGCCGCCCACTACACGAAGGACGTCGTCCGTGACGGTGTGGCCGAGGCGGTCGCCGCGGTGAAGGGCAAGGACACCGCGGTCGTCGTGGTCGGCTCCAACCCGTCGATCAACGGCCGCGAGGCCCACGACCGCACCGACATGAGCCTCGCCCCCGCCCAGGAAGCCCTGGTCAGGGCGGTCCGCAAGGCCAACCCGCACACGGTCGTGGTCGTCGAGAACAGTTACCCCACCACCCTGGGCGCCCTCCAGCAGGAGGTCCCGGCGCTGCTGTGGACCTCCCACGCGGGCCAGGAGACCGGCAACGCGCTGGCCGACCTCCTGTACGGCGACGCCAACCCCTCCGGCCGCCTCACTCAGACGTGGTACCGGTCCGAGTCCGACCTCCCGTCGATCCTCGACTACGACATCATCAAGTCCGACCGCACCTACCAGTACTTCAAGGGCCGGCCGCTGTACCCCTTCGGCCACGGCCTGTCCTACACGACCTTCCGCTACGGCGACCTGAAGCGCGTGGGCGACGGCTACGAGGTGCGGGTCACCAACACGGGCCGGCGCGCGGGCGACGAGGTGGTGCAGCTGTACGTCCATCAGCGCGTCTCCCGCGACAAGCAGCCCCTGAAGCAGCTGAAGGCGTTCGAGAAGGTCTCGCTGAAGCCGGGCGAGACGAGGACGGTCCGGCTGCCGCTGACCGCCCGGGACCTGGCCCACTGGGACGTCACCCGCTCCCGGTGGGTGACCGAGGGCGGGACCTACGACGTCATGGTGGGCTCCTCCGCCACGGACCTGCGCGCCCGCACGGCGTGGACGGTACGCGGCGAGACGATCCCGCCCCGCGATCCGGCCCGTACGACCCGCGCCGAGAACTTCGACGACTACTCCGGCGTCCGGCTGGTCGACGAGTCCAAGGTGCGCGGGACCGCGGTGGGCGCGTCCGCCGACGGCGCGTGGCTGAAGTTCGCCGACACCCGGCTGGGCGCGGGCACGGATGCGTTGACGGCCCGGCTGGCGGGTGCGCCGGGCACCGTGGAGGTCCGTCTGGGCTCACCGGACGGACCGCTCGCCGGCACGGCACACTTCTCCGGCACCTCCTCGCCGTACACCTACGAGACGGTGACCGCCGAGCTCGCGGGAGTCGAGCGGGGGCGGGCGGACGTGTACCTGGTACTGAGCGGGGGTGTGCGGCTCTCGACGTTCAGTATCCGCTGA
- a CDS encoding S41 family peptidase, with product MSGRDLFCQPRRIRRGAALTLVFASVLMAGAATGSLPETDRPGRKTPADTGRSTASAHTHEDVAQAAQEAMAAGTSPMEAAERAVSRSGDRWGAVYSPGEYEEFEEALDGQYTGVGLWARRGGDGRIEVTRVRSGSPAAAAGIRKGDRLRSVDGRKVDGRPVTDVVSLLRGDATDAAAGTPVRLGLERGTRAWRLTVRRALLSTDSVTVRSLAGGITVIRIAAFTKGSGDAVRTAVRQAPAGAGIVLDLRGNSGGLVTEAVTTASAFLDGGLVATYDVEGDERALHAEPGGDSTRPLVALVDGGTMSAAELLTGALQDRGRAVVVGSRTFGKGSVQMPSRLPDGSVAELTVGHYRTPSGRGVDGHGITPDLEVERQVLERAETVLSGLGQ from the coding sequence ATGTCAGGCCGAGACCTGTTCTGCCAGCCCCGCCGCATCCGCCGCGGGGCCGCCCTGACATTGGTCTTCGCGAGCGTGCTGATGGCCGGCGCGGCGACCGGTTCCCTCCCGGAGACCGACCGCCCCGGCCGGAAGACACCCGCCGACACCGGCCGCTCGACCGCCTCCGCCCACACCCACGAGGACGTGGCGCAGGCCGCCCAGGAGGCCATGGCCGCCGGCACCTCCCCCATGGAGGCCGCCGAACGCGCGGTCAGCCGCAGCGGGGACCGGTGGGGCGCCGTCTACTCCCCCGGGGAGTACGAGGAGTTCGAGGAGGCCCTCGACGGCCAGTACACCGGCGTCGGCCTGTGGGCGCGGCGCGGAGGGGACGGCCGTATCGAGGTGACCAGGGTGCGCTCCGGGTCGCCCGCGGCCGCCGCCGGGATCCGCAAGGGCGACCGGCTGCGCAGTGTCGACGGCAGGAAGGTCGACGGCCGTCCGGTCACCGACGTGGTCTCCTTACTGCGCGGTGACGCCACGGACGCGGCCGCCGGTACGCCCGTCCGGCTGGGCCTGGAGCGCGGCACGCGCGCGTGGCGGCTCACCGTGCGGCGGGCCCTGCTGTCCACGGACTCGGTCACCGTTCGCAGCCTCGCCGGCGGGATCACCGTCATCAGGATCGCCGCCTTCACCAAGGGCTCCGGCGACGCCGTCCGCACCGCGGTACGGCAGGCCCCGGCCGGTGCCGGGATCGTCCTCGACCTGCGCGGCAACTCCGGCGGTCTGGTCACCGAGGCCGTCACCACCGCCTCCGCCTTCCTCGACGGCGGCCTCGTCGCCACCTACGACGTCGAGGGCGACGAGCGCGCCCTGCACGCCGAACCCGGCGGCGACTCCACCAGACCCCTGGTCGCGCTCGTGGACGGCGGCACGATGAGCGCGGCCGAGCTGCTCACCGGCGCCCTCCAGGACCGCGGCCGCGCGGTCGTCGTGGGCTCCCGCACCTTCGGCAAGGGCTCGGTCCAGATGCCGAGCCGGCTGCCCGACGGCTCCGTCGCCGAGCTGACCGTCGGCCACTACCGCACCCCCTCCGGCCGCGGCGTCGACGGCCACGGCATCACGCCCGACCTGGAGGTCGAGCGCCAGGTGCTGGAGCGGGCCGAGACGGTACTGAGCGGTCTGGGGCAGTGA
- the ftsX gene encoding permease-like cell division protein FtsX, translated as MRAQFVLSEIGVGLRRNLTMTFAVIVSVALSLALFGGSLLMSDQVNTMKGYWYDKVNVSVFLCNKSDAESDPNCAKGAVTDEQKQEIKSDLDKMTVVQTVTYESQDAAYKHYKEQFGDSPLAASLTPDQMQESYRIKLKDPEKYQVIATAFDGRDGVQSVQDQKGILDNLFGLLNGMNWAARAVMALMLVVALMLIVNTVRVSAFSRRRETGIMRLVGASGFYIQAPFIMEAAVAGLIGGTVACGFLVVARYFLIDHGLALQEKLNLINFIGWEAVLTKLPLILATSLLMPALAAFFALRKYLKV; from the coding sequence ATGCGCGCCCAGTTCGTACTCTCCGAGATCGGTGTCGGTCTCCGCCGCAACCTGACGATGACCTTCGCGGTCATCGTCTCCGTCGCCCTGTCCCTCGCCCTGTTCGGCGGGTCGCTCCTGATGAGCGACCAGGTCAACACAATGAAGGGCTACTGGTACGACAAGGTCAACGTCTCCGTCTTCCTCTGCAACAAGAGCGACGCCGAGTCGGACCCGAACTGCGCCAAGGGCGCGGTCACCGACGAGCAGAAGCAGGAGATCAAGTCCGACCTGGACAAGATGACCGTCGTCCAGACGGTGACGTACGAGTCGCAGGACGCGGCGTACAAGCACTACAAGGAGCAGTTCGGCGACTCCCCGCTGGCCGCCTCCCTCACGCCGGACCAGATGCAGGAGTCGTACCGCATCAAGCTGAAGGACCCGGAGAAGTACCAGGTCATCGCCACCGCCTTCGACGGGCGGGACGGCGTGCAGTCGGTGCAGGACCAGAAGGGCATCCTGGACAACCTGTTCGGGCTGCTGAACGGCATGAACTGGGCGGCGCGGGCGGTCATGGCGCTGATGCTGGTCGTGGCGCTGATGCTGATCGTCAACACGGTGCGCGTCTCGGCGTTCAGCCGTCGGCGCGAGACCGGGATCATGCGCCTGGTCGGTGCCTCGGGCTTCTACATCCAGGCGCCGTTCATCATGGAGGCCGCGGTCGCCGGTCTCATCGGCGGGACGGTCGCCTGCGGGTTCCTGGTGGTCGCCCGGTACTTCCTCATCGACCACGGCCTCGCCCTCCAGGAGAAGCTGAACCTCATCAACTTCATCGGCTGGGAAGCCGTCCTGACGAAGCTGCCGCTCATCCTGGCGACGAGTCTGCTGATGCCCGCGTTGGCCGCGTTCTTCGCGCTGCGCAAGTACCTGAAGGTGTGA
- the ftsE gene encoding cell division ATP-binding protein FtsE, with product MIRFDNVSKVYPKQTRPALRDVSLEVEKGEFVFLVGSSGSGKSTFLRLVLREERASHGQVHVLGKDLARLTNWKVPQMRRQLGTVFQDFRLLPNKTVAENVAFAQEVIGKSRGEIRKSVPQVLDLVGLGGKEDRMPGELSGGEQQRVAIARAFVNRPKLLIADEPTGNLDPQTSVGIMKLLDRINRTGTTVLMATHDQNIVDQMRKRVIELEKGRLVRDQARGVYGYQH from the coding sequence GTGATCCGATTCGACAACGTATCCAAGGTCTACCCCAAGCAGACCCGCCCCGCACTCAGGGATGTGTCCCTGGAAGTGGAGAAGGGCGAGTTCGTGTTCCTCGTGGGGTCCTCGGGCTCCGGAAAGTCCACCTTCCTGCGGCTGGTCCTCCGCGAGGAGCGGGCCAGCCACGGTCAGGTGCACGTCCTGGGCAAGGACCTCGCGCGCCTCACCAACTGGAAGGTGCCCCAGATGCGGCGCCAGTTGGGGACGGTGTTCCAGGACTTCCGCCTGCTGCCCAACAAGACGGTCGCCGAGAACGTGGCCTTCGCGCAGGAGGTCATCGGCAAGTCGCGCGGCGAGATCCGCAAGTCCGTGCCCCAGGTGCTCGACCTCGTCGGGCTGGGCGGCAAGGAGGACCGGATGCCCGGTGAGCTCTCCGGTGGTGAACAGCAGCGCGTGGCGATCGCCAGGGCCTTCGTCAACCGGCCGAAGCTGCTCATCGCCGACGAGCCCACCGGCAACCTCGACCCGCAGACCTCCGTCGGCATCATGAAGCTGCTGGACCGGATCAACCGGACCGGCACGACCGTGCTGATGGCGACGCACGACCAGAACATCGTGGACCAGATGCGCAAGCGCGTCATCGAGCTGGAGAAGGGCCGCCTCGTCCGCGACCAGGCACGCGGCGTCTACGGCTACCAGCACTGA
- the smpB gene encoding SsrA-binding protein SmpB: MYVPKESQPKQGGTAAKARDGEKGGKRKIVAQNKKARHDYAIIDTFEAGLVLMGTEVKSLREGRTSLTDGFVQIDRGEAWLHNAHIPEYHQGSWTNHSARRKRKLLLHREEIDKLEAKAQETGHTIVPLALYFRDGRAKAEIALARGKKEFDKRQTLREKQDRRESDRAIAAAKRKERGR; the protein is encoded by the coding sequence ATGTACGTACCCAAGGAGTCCCAGCCGAAGCAGGGCGGGACGGCCGCCAAAGCCAGGGACGGCGAGAAGGGCGGCAAGCGCAAGATCGTCGCCCAGAACAAGAAGGCCCGGCACGACTACGCGATCATCGACACCTTCGAGGCCGGCCTGGTCCTCATGGGCACCGAGGTCAAGTCGCTGCGCGAGGGCCGGACCTCGCTGACCGACGGCTTCGTCCAGATCGACCGGGGTGAGGCGTGGCTGCACAACGCCCACATCCCCGAGTACCACCAGGGCAGTTGGACCAACCACTCCGCGCGCCGCAAGCGCAAGCTGCTGCTGCACCGCGAGGAGATCGACAAGCTGGAGGCCAAGGCCCAGGAGACGGGCCACACCATCGTGCCGCTGGCCCTGTACTTCAGGGACGGCCGGGCCAAGGCCGAGATCGCCCTCGCCCGGGGCAAGAAGGAGTTCGACAAGCGCCAGACCCTCCGCGAGAAGCAGGACCGGCGGGAGTCGGACCGGGCGATCGCGGCGGCGAAGCGGAAGGAGCGGGGCCGGTAG
- the prfB gene encoding peptide chain release factor 2: MAVVDVSEELKSLSSTMESIEAVLDLDKLRADIAVLEEQAAAPSLWDNPDEAQKITSKLSHLQAEVRKAEALRGRIDDLSVLFEMAEEEDDPDTRAEAESELTAVRKALDEMEVRTLLSGEYDAREALVNIRAEAGGVDAADFAEKLQRMYLRWAEQKGYKTEVYETSYAEEAGIKSTTFAVQAPYAYGTLSVEQGTHRLVRISPFDNQGRRQTSFAGVEILPVVEQTDHIEIDESELRVDVYRSSGPGGQGVNTTDSAVRLTHLPTGIVVSCQNERSQIQNKASAMNVLQAKLLERRRQEEQAAMDALKGDGGNSWGNQMRSYVLHPYQMVKDLRTDFEVGNPEAVFNGEIEGFLEAGIRWRKQQEK, from the coding sequence GTGGCAGTCGTCGATGTATCCGAAGAGCTCAAGTCCCTCTCCTCGACCATGGAGTCGATCGAGGCCGTTCTGGACCTCGACAAGCTGAGGGCAGACATCGCCGTGCTCGAGGAGCAGGCGGCCGCGCCGTCCCTGTGGGACAACCCGGACGAGGCGCAGAAGATCACCAGCAAGCTGTCCCACCTCCAGGCCGAGGTCAGGAAGGCGGAGGCGCTGCGCGGACGGATCGACGATCTCTCCGTGCTCTTCGAGATGGCCGAGGAGGAGGACGACCCGGACACCCGTGCCGAGGCCGAGTCCGAGCTCACCGCCGTCCGCAAGGCGCTGGACGAGATGGAGGTCCGGACGCTGCTGAGCGGTGAGTACGACGCCCGCGAGGCGCTCGTGAACATCCGCGCCGAGGCCGGCGGCGTCGACGCCGCCGACTTCGCCGAGAAGCTCCAGCGGATGTACCTGCGCTGGGCGGAGCAGAAGGGCTACAAGACCGAGGTCTACGAGACGTCGTACGCCGAGGAGGCCGGCATCAAGTCGACCACCTTCGCCGTGCAGGCGCCGTACGCCTACGGCACGCTCTCCGTCGAGCAGGGCACGCACCGGCTCGTGCGCATCTCGCCGTTCGACAACCAGGGGCGTCGGCAGACCTCCTTCGCGGGCGTCGAGATCCTCCCCGTGGTCGAGCAGACCGACCACATCGAGATCGACGAGTCCGAGCTGCGGGTGGACGTGTACCGGTCGTCCGGGCCCGGCGGCCAGGGCGTCAACACCACCGACTCCGCGGTGCGGCTGACCCACCTCCCCACCGGCATCGTCGTCTCCTGCCAGAACGAGCGCTCGCAGATCCAGAACAAGGCGAGCGCGATGAACGTGCTCCAGGCCAAGCTGCTGGAGCGGCGCCGCCAGGAGGAGCAGGCCGCGATGGACGCGCTCAAGGGCGACGGCGGCAACTCCTGGGGCAACCAGATGCGTTCGTACGTCCTGCACCCGTACCAGATGGTCAAGGACCTGCGCACCGATTTCGAGGTCGGTAACCCCGAGGCCGTTTTCAACGGTGAGATCGAGGGATTCCTGGAGGCCGGCATTCGCTGGCGCAAGCAGCAGGAGAAGTAG